The DNA sequence GTGGTGCCCGAGGGGTCCGTCGACGAGGTCTCCGCAGACCTCGCGTCGGTTCGTCGGGCCTGACGCTGGCTAGTCTTGTCGTCGTGGTCACCGTCGCCTACCTGGGCCCGCCCGGAACCTTCACCGATGCCGCCCTGCACCGCCTGCGCGCGGACGCGCACACCTCGGCGCTGCTCGCCGGCGCCCGGGCCGTCCCGGCCGGCACGCCGGACGAGGCGCTGGCCATGGTGCGGGACGGTGCGGCCGACTACGCCTGCGTGCCGTTCGAGAACTCGGTCGACGGCACCGTCAACCCCACCGGTGACGCGCTCGCCGCGGGGCGGCGGTTGCAGATCCTCGCCGAGACGGAGCTCGACGTGGTGTTCTCCATCCTCGTCCGGCCCGGCACGGTCGCCGAGGACGTCCGGGTCCTGCGGACCCACCCGATCGCCGCAGCGCAGGTACGCCGCTGGGTCGGCGTGAACCTCCCCCGGGCCCACATCGAGACCACCTCGTCCACCGCCGCCGGCGCCGAGCAGGTGGCGGCGGGGGACGCCGACGCCACGGCCGCGCCCGCCCGAGCGGGCGAGATCAACGGACTGGTCCCACTCGCGGAGAACGTGGCCGACGTGGGCGGGGCCCGCACCCGGTTCGTCCTGGTGGGGCGGCCCGCACCACCGCTCGGGCGCACGGGCCACGATCGGACCTGCGTGGTCTTCGGACTGCCGCACGAGCCCAACGCGCTCGTCCAGGCCTTGACGGAGCTGTCGATCCGCGGCATCGACCTCACCCGGATCGGCTCGCGACCGACCCGCGTCGAGCGGTTCACCTACCTCTTCCACGTGGACCTCGTCGGGCACATCGACGATCCCGTGGTGGCCGAGGCGCTGGCGGCACTGCACCACCGGACCGCCGACCTGCGCTTCCTCGGATCGTGGCCGGTGGCGGACGGGGTCGGAGCCGGTGCCGCGCCCCCGGATCGATCCGAGGCGATCCACTGGATCGACGGTCTCCGGCACGGGGTCGACGAACCAGGGGCCGGCGGACGAGGCACTCATCGGCAGGAGGGCCTCGACCCGTGAGCGCGCGACTACATCTGGTCCGGCACGGTCAGACCCCGTCGAACGTCGCCGGCGCCCTGGACACGGCGCTTCCCGGCGCCCCCCTCACCGACCTCGGGCGGGACCAGGCACGGACGGTCGGGGCGGAGTTCGCCGCGTCGGACATCGCACCGAGGGTGATCCTCAGCTCCGAGGCGGCGCGTGCCCGCGAGACCGCCGGACTGATAGCCGAGGCGACGGGTCTGCCCACGCAGGCCGTGCCGGGAATGTACGAGGTACAGGCCGGGCAGTTCGAGATGCGGACCGGGAGCGAGGCGCTGCTGGCGTACAACCGGCTCGTGCGCGACTGGCTGGAGGACGGCGTCCTCACCTCGAGCCTGCCGGGGGGCGAGAGCGCGTTGGCCGTGCAGGAGCGCGCGATGCCGGTGGTGTCCGAGCTGCGGGAGAGTCACCTGGACAACGGGACCGACGTGGTCCTGGTGGTCCACGGCACCCTCATGCGGATGATCGCCGTGTTCGCCGGCGCCGTCCCCTCACAGTGGGCGTTGGTCAACCGGATCCCCAACTGCGGGGTCATCGAATTGGCGCCGGACGGCGGCGGGTGGTCCTGCGAGCGGTGGGGCGATCACCTGGGCCGCCCGCCGTTCTGACGGACGCGCGGGCGGTGGGTGACCCGACGGGGGAGCCCGGTCAGCCCCAGCCCAGGGCGTGGAGAGTGTGCTCCTCGATCCCGAAGTGGTGGGCGATCTCGTGGATGACCGTCACCGCCACCTCGTGGACCAACTGCTCCTCGGTGGAGCAGAAGTCGCACAGCGCGCCCCGGTAGATCGTGATGGTGTCGGGGAGGAAACCCGAGTAGGTGGTGTCGCGCTCGGTCAGCGCCACCCCCTCGTACAGTCCCAGGAGCCCCGGCTCGTCCGGGTGGCGGTCGGCGATGAGCACCACCACGTTGTCCATCGCGGAGAACAGCGCGTCCGGTACGGAATCGAGCGCGTCGTCGACCAGCGCCTCGAAGCGGGACTCGGTCACGACGATGCTCACGGCGTGCCCCCGGGGATCGGGACGGACACGGTCCCCGGATCGGCGTCTGTCGGAGTCCCGGGAGTCCCCTGACCGACGCCGGGTGGTGGCACCTCGGTGGTGGTGGGGGGCACCGGGGTGGAACCGTCGATCAGGACCCCCTGCCGGGCGGAGCCGCGCAGCACCGCGAACGGCCCGGGATCGGCGGCCCGCATCAACCCGCAGTTGACGGTGCGGCTCCCCGTGGCCCACGAGATCTGCGAGATCGGATTGACCAGCGTGGAGATGAGGGTGGTCTGGCGCAGGGCCTCCCCGTCGCCGAGGTATGCGACCCCGGCCGCGAGGCAGGCGTCCGCGGTGAGCTCGGACTGCACCCTCGGCTCGGGCGGGTTCGGTTCCTCCGGGAAGAGGCCCGAGACGTCGACATCGGAGACCACTTCGATGGAGTGGTCCTCCGAACACGGCACGGGCGCACCGGGCAAACCCTCGTCGGTGAATCCGAGGCAGGTGCCCGGGTCCCACCGCCGGTGCTGGTCCGCCTCCGCGAACACCCCTGTCGAGGTGGTCGAGCGCCCGTCGAGCTCAGCGGCGGCGACCCCGCACAACACCGAGTGGTCGCCCTTGTCCCACCCCTCCTCGGACGGCGGCACGACCAACCCGGTGAACCGGCCCGCCGGGTCGACCTCCCGGCCGCCCGCGTAGCGGGTGATCATCGGTAGACACCGATCGCTGCCGATCGGGGCCAGCCTCGTGGTGTCCGGCAACGGGGTGTTCTCACCGAACCCGGGTACCCCGGAGAGGTCGATCCGGCCGGCGACCTCGAAGCGGTGGGGCTCCTCGCAGTCGACGGTGGTGAACGCCGTGACGCGGTCGGAGGCGTCGACCTGCCATGTCAGGCACGTTCCCGGGGCCGCGTCGGCGTAGGCGGGCCCGGACAGGGTCCTCGGGTCGACCTGCGGGACGATCGCCGCGATCCGTTCCGCCGTCGCGGAGTTGGGATCCCCCATCGCCGAGGCCATGAGGCCACCGGTGATCGCCCCACCGGACAGGATCGCGACGAGTGAGGCCATGACCGCACCCCGGGTCCGGAGCAGTGGCCGGCCCGGGTGTGGTGATCGCGAGGAAGTGATCATCACGTCCATGATGCCGCAACTTCGTCGCCCCGATAGGATTCAGGGCATGAGCGGACAGAACCGAGACGAGGCCGGCGGGCCGGACAGCGGAACCCGCGCGCCGCGCGAGGGGGTCGACCCCGAGGTCCTCGAGTTCGCACAGATGCTCTTCCAGCTCGCCCGGGACGGGGAGACCGAGCGGTTGGCCGTCTACGTCGACGCGGGGGTGAGCCCGGACCTCACGAACGAACGCGGTGACGCGCTACTCATGCTGGCCGCCTACAACGGGCACCCCGACACCGTCCGGGCCCTGCTCGCCCGCGGCGCGGAAGTCGACCGCGCGAACGACCGTGGTCAGACCCCGCTCGCGGGCGCGGTGTTCAAGGGGTACGGCGAGGTGGTGCGCGTGTTGTTCGAGGGCGGGGCGGATCCCCACGGCGGCACCCCCACGGCGGTCGACACCGCCCGGATGTTCGAGAAGGACGCCTTCCTCGAGCTGTTCGGGGTCTGACCCGACCCGTCGGCGCCGCCGGGTGGTGGCCCACGTGGGGTCGGACAGCCGATCCGGGTGGGCAGACCGGGCCGCTAGGCTGGTCGCCGTGATCGATCTCAAGCTCCTTCGCGAGAACCCCGACCTCGTCCGCGATTCCCAGCGCACCCGTGGCGAGGACCCCGCGCTGGTCGACCGACTCCTGGCGGCCGACGAGGCCCGGCGGGCGTCGATCTCCGCGGCGGACGGGGCGCGCGCCGAGCAGAAGGCGCACGGGAAGAAAGTCGGGCAGGCCTCCCCGGAGGACCGCCCGGCCTTGCTGGAGGCGGCGGGGGCGCTCAAGCAGGCGGTCAAGGACGCCGAGGAGGCGGAGAGGTCCGCTGCGGCCGAGGTCGACCGGATCCAGCGGATGCTCTCCAACGTGGTGGAGGAGGGCACGCCCGCCGGCGGCGAGGACGACTTCGTGGAGATCGAGCGGATCGGGCAGATCCCCGCCTTCGACTTCGAGCCGAAGGACCACCTCGAGCTCGGCGAGAGCCTTGGCCTGCTGGACATGGAACGCGGCGCCAAGGTGTCGGGTGCGCGCTTCTACTTCCTGACCGGGTACGGCGCTCTCCTGCAGTTGGGCATGCTGCAGCTGGCGGCGCAGAAGGCCACCGCCAACGGCTTCACGCTGATGATCCCTCCGGTCCTGGTGCGCCCGGAGATCATGCAGGGCACCGGATTCCTCGGCGCGCACGCCGACGAGGTCTACCGGCTCGAGGCCGACGACCTCTATCTGGTGGGTACCTCGGAGGTCGCACTCGCCGGCTACCACCAGGGCGAGATCCTGGACCTGGCGGACGGTCCCAAGCGCTACGTCGGCTGGTCCTCCTGCTTCCGGCGCGAGGCCGGCAGCCACGGCAAGGACACCCGCGGCATCATCCGCGTGCACCAGTTCGACAAGGTCGAGATGTTCTCCTGGTGCACCCCGGAGGAGGCGCATGAGGAGCACCTGCGGTTGCTGGCGTTCGAGAAGGAGATGCTGCAGGCCATGGGTCTGCCGTTCCGGGTGATCGACATCGCCGGCGGGGATCTCGGATCGTCTGCCGCCCGGAAGTACGACTGTGAGGCGTGGGTGCCGACCCAGGGTGCCTACCGGGAGCTCACGTCCACGTCCAACTGCACGACCTTCCAGGCCCGCCGGCTGGGAGTGCGCTACCGGGACGCCAGCGGCAAGCCGCAGACGGCCGCCACGCTCAACGGCACGCTGGCCACCACGCGGTGGCTCGTGGCGATCCTCGAGAACCACCAGCAGGCGGACGGCTCCGTCGTGGTGCCCGAGGCGCTGCGTCCCTTCGTCGGCCGGGACGTGCTCGAGCCCCGGTAGGCGTCGCTGGCGGGCGCCGCGGCCACACGCCGCCTCAGCGGTAAGTCAGGGGCGGAAGAGCATCATGACGCCGCTCGCACTGGCGCAGGTCCGACCGTCGGTGTTGAGGACCTTGGCCTGCACGACACACGTCGATCGACCCACGTGTTCGACCTCGGCGTGGATGGTCGCCGGGGTCTTCTCCAGCCGGAGCGCCCGGATGTACCGGACCGTCAGGTCGAGCGTGCTGTAGCCCACGCCCTCGTCGACGGCCGTCGCGGTGGCGTACCCGAGGGCGGAGTCGACCCATCCCGAGACGATCCCGCCGTGCACCGTTCCCCCGTTGTTCAGGGCCCATTCCCCGGGGGTCGCGGTCAGGGTGACCACGCGTTCGGCGACCGACGAGAGCGCCAGGCCGAGAGTGTGCGAGCCGGGGGAGAGGTGGTGCTCGCCGTCGACGATCCTCTGCAGCACCTCCAGGCCCGCGTGGGGGCTGCGGTCGGCCGCGCCGGGAAGCGGCGGCCAGGAGTAGTGGCGACTGTGCGCCGCCGTGTCGACCCGGTCGAAGGGCGCGTCGCGGGCCTCGTCGTCATCCACGGCGTCGAACCTACCGGCAGCCGGTCACGCCGTTGTGGACGGGCCGCTACGCTGGGGTCCGTGGAGCTGCTCTATACGGGGATCATCGGGTTCGCCCGGGCACTGTTCAAGGTCCAGGGTCTGGACATCACGATGCGCGGAGAGCGCAACTTCCCCGAGGTCGGCGGGGCCGTGGTGGTGATGAACCACACCGGATACCTCGACTTCGTCTACGGCGGCATCCCGGCGCGCGTGCACAAGCGGTTCATCCGCTACATGGCCAAGGTCGAGGTGTTCGACCACTCGGTGTCGGGCCCGATCATGCGGGAGCTCAAGCACATCCCGGTGGACCGCACGGCCGGAAAGGCCTCGTTCGACGAGGCGGTGGAACGGCTCCGGGCCGGCGAGCTCGTGGGGGTCTTCCCCGAGGCCACCATCAGCCGCAGCTTCGAGGTCAAGGGTTTCAAGTCGGGTGCGGTCCGGATGGCGCTCGCCGCCGACGTGCCCATCATCACCGTGACCCTGTGGGGGTCGCAGCGGGTGTGGACCAAGGGTCTGCCCAAGAAGCTCCTGCGTCCGAAGGTGCCGATCATGATGGAGGTCGGCGAACCGATGACGGCCTACGAGCCGGTGGAGGAGTGCACCCAGGAGCTGCGCGCGCGGGTGCAGTCCACCCTCGAACGACTGCAGGAGGAGTACGCGCAGCGCTACGGCCCGTACCCGCCCGGCGCGAACTGGGTTCCCGCCCGCCTCGGGGGGTCCGCCCCGACCCTCGAGGAGGCCACCGCCCTCGACGAGGCCGAGCACGCCGAGCGGATGCGCCGACGGGCCGAGAAGATCGTGGACCCGGCCGCCGACGAGTCCGACGCCCCGAAGGGACCGGCCGGCCCGGACGCTCCGTGACCCGTTCCAGACCCGTGCTCGTCGCCACCGACGTCGACGGGACCCTGCTCGGCACCGATGAGCGCGTCCCGGACGCCAACCGGGACGTCGTCGCGGACCTCGTCGCGGACGGCGCCGTGTTCGTGTTGGCCACCGGGCGCCCCCCGCGATGGCTGGACCAGGTCGTCGACCAGCTGCCCGTGGCGCCACTCGCGGTCTGCGCGAACGGCGCGGTGATCATGGACACCGACACCGGTGAGTTCTTGTCGACCCGGCTGCTCGAACCGGACACTCTCGCGGCGATCGACGAGGTCCTGCGCCGCAGGCTCCCGCAGAGCGGTATCGCGGCCGAACGGCTGGGCACGGATGCGGCGGACGCCGACTTCGTCGCCAGCCCCGACTACGAGCACGCGTGGATCCACCCCGCGCACCTCGAGGTGGGGCACACCGAGGTGCTCTCCGACCCCGTTCTCAAACTGTTGGCCCGGGTCCCGGGCATGCCCAGCGCCGACATGGTGGCCGCGCTCCGGGGTGAGGTCGATCATCTGGCCGACGTCACCTATTCCACGACCAACGGGTTGATCGAGTTCGCGGCTCGCGGGGTGACCAAGGCCAGCGGACTGCAGCAGATCGCGGCCGCCACCGCGGCGTCGACAGCGGCGCCGTCCGCGGTCCCGGTGACGGTCGCCTTCGGCGACATGCCGAACGACCTGGAGATGCTGCGGTGGGCGGACCACGGGGTGGCGATGGGGAACGCGATCCCGTCGGTGCACGCCGCCGCCGACGAGATCACCCTGACCAACGACCAGGCGGGGTTGGCGCACGTGTTGCGCCGCTGGTGGGTCTGAGCGGACAGCCCCCGCGCCGGGGTGGCCGGGTCGTGAATCGTCTGCGCGGACCGGTCCCCGCCACTTCCCCGGTGTGCCCGCCGCCCCGTTGACGCCGGGCGGCGGGCACACCTGGTGGGACCCGGTCCGCGAGTCTGGTCGGCCGACGCTCGGCGTCGGCCGGGGATCAGGGGTTCGGCTCGACCGTGAGTTCCTTGGTCGCCGGGTCGAAGACCAGCGTGCCGCCCTCGAAGCGCTGGGCGACGGTGCCGTCGTCGCGTCCGGCCTCACTCGACACCGGCAGGCCGAGCGGTCCGTGCTCGAAGCCCTGGGAGGCCCAGGCGTCGCCGATCACGCCCCACACCGGGTGGGTGCCCGTCTCGGGGGAGGAGTAGAGCGCCCCGTGCTCGTGCTTCACCAGCGAGACGTTGCCGAACCTCTGGATGCCGGAGAGGACCTGTCCGAGCGGGCCGGCGAACTGCGAGGCGAGCCGGGCGAAGTCGCCGCCGAGGAGAGTGCTGACGGAGCCCAGGTCCCCGCCGACCGCGGCCTGCACCGAGCCGGCGTCGAACGGGATGTCGGCCAGGGTCTTGCCGCCGGTGAGGAGGCGCGTCAGTTCGGCGGCGTCCAGGCGACCACCGGACAGCACGGTCCGGAGCGCCGAGGTCACCGCGTCCTGGACGCTACCCTGCGTGACGCCGGGAATCGTCGTCCCACCGGTACCGGGCCGGGGGGTGGTACCCGGGTTGGTGACCGGGGGAGTGGGGTTGGTGGGCGCGGGGGTTCCGCCTCCGCTCCGGGCGTAGGCGGCCGCGATGTCGCGGATCTGGCCCATCTTGGCGTAACCGGCGTTGCCGGGGCACGAGGTGTTGCCGACGTCGCGGTGGGCGAAGATGTTGGGCAGTCGGACCGCGGCACCCGCCGGATACCTGGTGTACGAGGTGCCCTCGGAGTAGTGGGTGTCGGAACCCTTGGGGTCGACCCCGGCG is a window from the Dietzia sp. JS16-p6b genome containing:
- the pheA gene encoding prephenate dehydratase, coding for MVTVAYLGPPGTFTDAALHRLRADAHTSALLAGARAVPAGTPDEALAMVRDGAADYACVPFENSVDGTVNPTGDALAAGRRLQILAETELDVVFSILVRPGTVAEDVRVLRTHPIAAAQVRRWVGVNLPRAHIETTSSTAAGAEQVAAGDADATAAPARAGEINGLVPLAENVADVGGARTRFVLVGRPAPPLGRTGHDRTCVVFGLPHEPNALVQALTELSIRGIDLTRIGSRPTRVERFTYLFHVDLVGHIDDPVVAEALAALHHRTADLRFLGSWPVADGVGAGAAPPDRSEAIHWIDGLRHGVDEPGAGGRGTHRQEGLDP
- a CDS encoding histidine phosphatase family protein, translated to MSARLHLVRHGQTPSNVAGALDTALPGAPLTDLGRDQARTVGAEFAASDIAPRVILSSEAARARETAGLIAEATGLPTQAVPGMYEVQAGQFEMRTGSEALLAYNRLVRDWLEDGVLTSSLPGGESALAVQERAMPVVSELRESHLDNGTDVVLVVHGTLMRMIAVFAGAVPSQWALVNRIPNCGVIELAPDGGGWSCERWGDHLGRPPF
- a CDS encoding metallopeptidase family protein; amino-acid sequence: MSIVVTESRFEALVDDALDSVPDALFSAMDNVVVLIADRHPDEPGLLGLYEGVALTERDTTYSGFLPDTITIYRGALCDFCSTEEQLVHEVAVTVIHEIAHHFGIEEHTLHALGWG
- a CDS encoding septum formation family protein, which encodes MASLVAILSGGAITGGLMASAMGDPNSATAERIAAIVPQVDPRTLSGPAYADAAPGTCLTWQVDASDRVTAFTTVDCEEPHRFEVAGRIDLSGVPGFGENTPLPDTTRLAPIGSDRCLPMITRYAGGREVDPAGRFTGLVVPPSEEGWDKGDHSVLCGVAAAELDGRSTTSTGVFAEADQHRRWDPGTCLGFTDEGLPGAPVPCSEDHSIEVVSDVDVSGLFPEEPNPPEPRVQSELTADACLAAGVAYLGDGEALRQTTLISTLVNPISQISWATGSRTVNCGLMRAADPGPFAVLRGSARQGVLIDGSTPVPPTTTEVPPPGVGQGTPGTPTDADPGTVSVPIPGGTP
- a CDS encoding ankyrin repeat domain-containing protein, with protein sequence MSGQNRDEAGGPDSGTRAPREGVDPEVLEFAQMLFQLARDGETERLAVYVDAGVSPDLTNERGDALLMLAAYNGHPDTVRALLARGAEVDRANDRGQTPLAGAVFKGYGEVVRVLFEGGADPHGGTPTAVDTARMFEKDAFLELFGV
- the serS gene encoding serine--tRNA ligase yields the protein MIDLKLLRENPDLVRDSQRTRGEDPALVDRLLAADEARRASISAADGARAEQKAHGKKVGQASPEDRPALLEAAGALKQAVKDAEEAERSAAAEVDRIQRMLSNVVEEGTPAGGEDDFVEIERIGQIPAFDFEPKDHLELGESLGLLDMERGAKVSGARFYFLTGYGALLQLGMLQLAAQKATANGFTLMIPPVLVRPEIMQGTGFLGAHADEVYRLEADDLYLVGTSEVALAGYHQGEILDLADGPKRYVGWSSCFRREAGSHGKDTRGIIRVHQFDKVEMFSWCTPEEAHEEHLRLLAFEKEMLQAMGLPFRVIDIAGGDLGSSAARKYDCEAWVPTQGAYRELTSTSNCTTFQARRLGVRYRDASGKPQTAATLNGTLATTRWLVAILENHQQADGSVVVPEALRPFVGRDVLEPR
- a CDS encoding PaaI family thioesterase; the encoded protein is MDDDEARDAPFDRVDTAAHSRHYSWPPLPGAADRSPHAGLEVLQRIVDGEHHLSPGSHTLGLALSSVAERVVTLTATPGEWALNNGGTVHGGIVSGWVDSALGYATATAVDEGVGYSTLDLTVRYIRALRLEKTPATIHAEVEHVGRSTCVVQAKVLNTDGRTCASASGVMMLFRP
- a CDS encoding 1-acyl-sn-glycerol-3-phosphate acyltransferase, translated to MELLYTGIIGFARALFKVQGLDITMRGERNFPEVGGAVVVMNHTGYLDFVYGGIPARVHKRFIRYMAKVEVFDHSVSGPIMRELKHIPVDRTAGKASFDEAVERLRAGELVGVFPEATISRSFEVKGFKSGAVRMALAADVPIITVTLWGSQRVWTKGLPKKLLRPKVPIMMEVGEPMTAYEPVEECTQELRARVQSTLERLQEEYAQRYGPYPPGANWVPARLGGSAPTLEEATALDEAEHAERMRRRAEKIVDPAADESDAPKGPAGPDAP
- a CDS encoding HAD family hydrolase is translated as MTRSRPVLVATDVDGTLLGTDERVPDANRDVVADLVADGAVFVLATGRPPRWLDQVVDQLPVAPLAVCANGAVIMDTDTGEFLSTRLLEPDTLAAIDEVLRRRLPQSGIAAERLGTDAADADFVASPDYEHAWIHPAHLEVGHTEVLSDPVLKLLARVPGMPSADMVAALRGEVDHLADVTYSTTNGLIEFAARGVTKASGLQQIAAATAASTAAPSAVPVTVAFGDMPNDLEMLRWADHGVAMGNAIPSVHAAADEITLTNDQAGLAHVLRRWWV